Genomic DNA from Leptotrichia wadei:
GATTGAAATGGAAAAAATAATAGCTGAAGATATGCCTGTGGGATTGCTTTACTATAGACAAAATACTAAGCTGTTAAATCCAAGAGTTCATAATATTGTATTTAGCCCAATAGGAAAAGACTTTGTGCTGGATAATACTTATATAAAATAATCAAAAAAAATTTTTATAGAGGAAGGGAAGTTATTATGAAAAAGATAATAATTTTATTGGCAATGTTAATTTTTGCCATTTCTTGTGGAAAAAATGGTGGAAGTGGAAAAACATTTACATTGAACCTAATAGATGAGCCAAAATCTATTGATCCGCAAATATCGACGGATGTTAATGGTGGAACTGTTGATGACCTTGTAACGGAAGGATTGACCAGAAAAGGTAAAAATGGAACATTTGTGCCAGGACTTGCAAAAAGCTGGGATAAATCTGCCGATGGGTTAAAATGGACATTTCATCTAAGAGATGGAATAAAATGGAGCAATGGAGATCCAATTACAGCACAAGACTTTAAAAATGGATGGTTACGTGCGTTAAATCCTCAAACTGCTTCACAGTATTCGTATATGCTTTATCCAATAAAAAATGCTGAAAAATATAATAAAAAGGCAGTTTCAGCTGAAAAAGTCGGAATAAAAGTTATTAATGACAAAACTTTGGAAGTGGAATTGGAAGCTCCTGTTCCATATTTTGACAGTTTAGTTGCATTTAAGACATATATGCCATTAAATCAGAAATTCTTTGACAAAACAGGTGACAGCTATTTTACTGAAGCTAATAAAACTTTGTCTTCTGGAGCATACACAATGGAAAAATGGACACATGGTTCAGAAATAGTATTTAAGAAAAATCCTAATTATTGGGATGCTGCTAATGTGAAAGTTGAAAATATTGTTTATAAAATAATTCCTGATAATAATTCTTCATTAAATGCATTTAACAATAAGGAAGTTGATGTAACTTCAATTACAGCTGAACAAGCAAAAGGATTTAAAGACAATCCTAAAATGATTTCAAAAAATGATGGTTCAGTATGGTATTTGCTATTTAACTTTAATAATAAGACTTTAGCAAACTTGAAGGTAAGAAAAGCTCTTCTTATGGCAATCGACAGAGAAGGATTGGTAAACAATGTATTAAATGGATATGGAACAGCTGCAAAAACTCTTGTACCAAAAGGAATCGGAATAAAGGGATTAGATAATAAAGACTTTACAGAAGGTGTTTCTACTTCAACATTAGGATATAATCCTGTAGAAGCAAAAAAATTGCTTGCGGAAGGATTAAAGGAAGTGGGAGAAACTAATTTTCCTAAGATGTCAATGCTGCTTAATGAAAGTGGAAATAATAAGGTTATTGCAGAATATATTCAAGAACAATTGAGAAAAAATTTAAATATTGACTTGGATTTGGAACCTATGACTGCTCAAGAAAGATGGTCAAGAATGAGTCAAAAGAACTTTGATATAGTATTTGCTGGATGGTCTGGAGATTATCCTGATGCAATTACATATCTTGATTTATTTGAATCATCAGGTGGAAATAACAATGGTTCATACAGCAATCCTCAATATGATGCATTAGTTAAAACTGTAAAAGGTACAGATGACCAAAAAGTAAGAATGGATGCACTTGTAAAACTTGAAGGAATAATCGCACAAGATTTACCAGTAGGTGTACTTTTCCACAGGGAAAAACAATACTTAGTTGATAAACGTGTAAAAGGACTTGAATTTACACCAATTGGTGGAGAATATTATTTTGGAAACTTGTCATTAAAATAGTGATTTGAAATCTTTAAATAAATTCTTTAATTAACAAAAAAATTGTAAAAATAAAAAGTTTAGAGAAGTAGCAAGGGATTTTTAATCCCTTGTGAAAAAAATAAAATTATTAAAAATAATGATTTAAAAAATTTTTGCAAATAGTTATTCTTTAATTTGAAATAAGGAGGAAATAAATTAATGAAAAAAATATTTCTAATATTGACATTGCTGGTATTTGCACTTTCGTGTGGAAAAAAAAGTGGAAGAGGGAGTACATTCACTTTAAATATAGTTACAGAGCCATCGTCAATTGATCCGCAAATAACTACAGATATTCCTGGAGGAACTGTTGATGAATTGATTTTGGAAGGGCTTTTAAGAAAAGACAAAACTGGAAAATCTGTAGCTGGAATTGCTCAAAAATGGGAAAAATCAAAAGATGGGCTTGTGTGGACATTTCATTTAAGAGATGGAGTTAAATGGAGCAATGGTGACCCTGTAACTGCAAATGACTTCAAAGCAGGATGGATTCGTGGATTGAATCCTGATACAGCAGGAAGCAATGCAAGCATGTTATTTGTAATAAAAAATGGAGAAAAATATAATGCTAAAAAAGTTTCAGAAAATGAAGTTGGAATAAAAGTTATTGATGATAAAACTTTACAAGTAACTTTGGAATCGCCTATTCCGTACTTTGATGATTTAGTCACATTTAAATCATTCATGCCATTAAATCAAAAGTTCTATAACAAAGCAA
This window encodes:
- a CDS encoding peptide ABC transporter substrate-binding protein, whose translation is MKKIIILLAMLIFAISCGKNGGSGKTFTLNLIDEPKSIDPQISTDVNGGTVDDLVTEGLTRKGKNGTFVPGLAKSWDKSADGLKWTFHLRDGIKWSNGDPITAQDFKNGWLRALNPQTASQYSYMLYPIKNAEKYNKKAVSAEKVGIKVINDKTLEVELEAPVPYFDSLVAFKTYMPLNQKFFDKTGDSYFTEANKTLSSGAYTMEKWTHGSEIVFKKNPNYWDAANVKVENIVYKIIPDNNSSLNAFNNKEVDVTSITAEQAKGFKDNPKMISKNDGSVWYLLFNFNNKTLANLKVRKALLMAIDREGLVNNVLNGYGTAAKTLVPKGIGIKGLDNKDFTEGVSTSTLGYNPVEAKKLLAEGLKEVGETNFPKMSMLLNESGNNKVIAEYIQEQLRKNLNIDLDLEPMTAQERWSRMSQKNFDIVFAGWSGDYPDAITYLDLFESSGGNNNGSYSNPQYDALVKTVKGTDDQKVRMDALVKLEGIIAQDLPVGVLFHREKQYLVDKRVKGLEFTPIGGEYYFGNLSLK